The Methylomicrobium agile genome has a segment encoding these proteins:
- the pdxJ gene encoding pyridoxine 5'-phosphate synthase: MDSREILLGVNIDHVATVRQARGTVYPEPVQAALAAEQAGADSITAHLREDRRHIQDRDLFLLKEMIQTRLNMEMAVTEEMVGIAEKLKPAACCLVPEKREELTTEGGLDVAGNLLHIASACARLAAVGVEVSLFIDPEAAQIEAAVKAGAPVVELHTGRYAEAPTPAARALELERIRTAARLADRAGLQVNAGHGLNYHNVQAICRIPEIVELNIGHSIVARALFSGFAQAVGDLKRLMVQSRLSGR; encoded by the coding sequence ATGGACAGCAGAGAAATTTTATTAGGCGTCAATATCGATCATGTGGCTACCGTCCGGCAGGCGCGCGGTACCGTGTACCCGGAGCCCGTCCAGGCGGCCCTGGCGGCCGAGCAGGCCGGTGCGGACAGCATCACCGCGCATCTGCGCGAAGATCGCCGGCACATTCAGGATCGCGACCTGTTTTTATTGAAGGAGATGATCCAGACCCGGCTGAACATGGAGATGGCGGTGACCGAAGAAATGGTCGGCATCGCGGAAAAACTCAAGCCGGCCGCCTGCTGCCTGGTGCCGGAAAAGCGTGAGGAGTTGACGACCGAAGGCGGATTGGACGTGGCCGGGAATCTGCTTCACATCGCCTCGGCCTGTGCTAGGCTGGCGGCCGTCGGAGTGGAGGTATCCCTGTTCATCGATCCGGAAGCGGCGCAGATCGAAGCTGCGGTCAAGGCCGGTGCGCCGGTTGTCGAACTGCATACCGGCCGCTATGCGGAAGCGCCGACTCCGGCCGCCCGCGCCCTGGAGCTGGAACGCATCCGGACAGCCGCGCGCCTGGCTGACCGCGCCGGCTTGCAGGTCAACGCAGGACATGGGCTGAATTACCATAATGTCCAGGCTATCTGCCGGATTCCCGAAATCGTCGAATTGAACATCGGGCACTCGATCGTTGCCCGGGCATTGTTCAGCGGCTTTGCGCAGGCGGTCGGGGATTTGAAACGGTTGATGGTGCAAAGCCGGTTATCCGGCCGTTAA
- a CDS encoding PP2C family protein-serine/threonine phosphatase yields the protein MKLVHHQLTSPGDREINQDCMAYRIGHDFAVFVVADGLGGHYAGEKASRFFCHGLIKNTQAFADLMCGKPAATMSLWVDAAIEEMRYLSANDPEALQAHTTCAILYLGKACVLTAHCGDSRVYRLNSQGIVWRTRDHSVLQGLLEEGKITEAEMGGHPEQNCLLRSINIAMGYEVEINVYPAPQAGETFVLCSDGFWENVKAQELVQLAQPQTELDDLGKIARLSLLRASGKSDNITVQWVRCLAT from the coding sequence ATGAAGCTGGTCCATCACCAATTGACTTCGCCGGGCGACCGGGAGATCAACCAGGACTGCATGGCTTACCGGATCGGCCACGACTTTGCCGTGTTTGTCGTCGCCGATGGTCTGGGCGGACATTATGCCGGGGAAAAAGCGTCGCGTTTCTTTTGCCACGGACTGATCAAGAATACCCAAGCCTTTGCGGATCTGATGTGCGGGAAACCGGCGGCCACGATGTCGCTATGGGTGGATGCGGCGATTGAAGAAATGCGGTATCTGTCGGCGAATGATCCGGAGGCTCTTCAGGCGCATACCACCTGCGCGATTCTTTATCTCGGCAAAGCGTGCGTGTTAACGGCGCATTGCGGCGATTCGCGGGTGTACCGGCTGAATTCGCAGGGGATCGTCTGGCGGACGCGGGATCATTCGGTTCTGCAGGGACTCCTGGAAGAAGGCAAAATCACCGAAGCCGAAATGGGCGGTCATCCGGAGCAGAATTGCCTGTTGCGCAGCATCAATATCGCGATGGGGTACGAAGTCGAGATCAATGTTTATCCGGCTCCGCAGGCGGGAGAAACCTTTGTTCTCTGCAGCGACGGATTTTGGGAAAATGTGAAAGCTCAGGAACTGGTTCAGCTGGCGCAACCCCAAACCGAACTGGATGACTTGGGAAAAATAGCCAGACTCTCGCTGTTGCGCGCAAGTGGCAAGAGCGACAATATTACCGTGCAGTGGGTCCGCTGTCTGGCGACGTGA
- a CDS encoding sigma-54 interaction domain-containing protein, whose amino-acid sequence MNPFSSIIGQSPALESLLRSAGIAAMTDVTILIKGETGTGKEVLANALQKASPRARKPFITLNCAALPETLIESELFGHRKGAFTGAIANQQGLFQAADGGTLFLDEINSLPVSIQAKLLRFLDSGECLAVGDTKPYKVNVRVIAATNSDLVQQIAAGEFRQDLYFRLNVVPLELPSLAQRSEDIGPLINHFLNVFSKTHSIDAPKFSRHSLKILKAYPWPGNIRELRNLCERLCILLAGRTIEPENLPFEFTRGVDEERNLETGFKLPEGGVQLDTLEADLIYQALNRTHGNRSQSARLLGLSRDTLLYRMRKHGFAAQ is encoded by the coding sequence ATGAACCCTTTTAGCTCGATCATTGGTCAATCCCCCGCATTGGAATCGTTGTTGCGCAGCGCCGGCATCGCCGCCATGACCGATGTCACAATCTTGATCAAGGGCGAAACCGGCACCGGCAAGGAAGTATTGGCGAATGCCCTGCAAAAAGCCAGTCCGCGCGCGCGCAAGCCGTTCATTACGCTGAACTGCGCCGCACTGCCCGAGACCCTGATCGAATCCGAGTTGTTCGGCCACAGGAAAGGCGCTTTCACCGGCGCGATTGCGAACCAGCAGGGCCTGTTCCAGGCCGCCGACGGCGGCACCCTGTTTCTGGACGAAATCAACTCGTTGCCGGTTTCGATCCAGGCAAAGCTGCTGCGCTTTCTGGATTCGGGCGAATGCCTCGCGGTCGGCGACACCAAGCCCTATAAAGTCAACGTGCGCGTGATCGCCGCGACCAACAGCGACCTCGTCCAGCAAATCGCCGCCGGCGAATTCCGGCAAGACTTGTATTTCCGGCTGAATGTGGTGCCGCTGGAACTGCCCTCCCTGGCCCAGCGATCCGAAGACATCGGGCCGCTGATCAACCACTTCCTGAATGTATTCTCGAAAACGCATTCAATCGATGCCCCCAAATTCAGCCGGCATTCGCTCAAAATCCTGAAGGCTTATCCGTGGCCGGGCAACATCCGGGAATTGCGCAATTTGTGCGAACGGCTGTGCATTTTGCTGGCGGGCAGAACCATCGAACCCGAGAACCTGCCGTTTGAATTTACCCGCGGCGTGGATGAAGAACGCAATCTCGAAACCGGCTTCAAGCTTCCCGAAGGCGGCGTGCAATTGGACACACTGGAAGCCGACCTGATCTATCAGGCCCTGAATCGGACTCATGGCAACCGCAGCCAGTCGGCACGATTGCTGGGTCTTTCCCGGGATACGCTGCTTTACCGGATGCGCAAGCACGGCTTCGCCGCGCAGTAG
- a CDS encoding sulfite exporter TauE/SafE family protein, producing MVLDPAFSTSYPVAFLMGLFSSVHCIGMCGSIIGTLTLSLSAEIRARKSSLLPYVFNYNAGRILSYALAGALAGMIDLLILHSVGRIQGYRLLQIVSAVIMTGSGLYIAGWFPRFAYVEKAGLRLWKLIEPYGRKLIPVKNRWHAFLFGIVWGWLPCGLVYAALALAATAGSIPHSMLTMFFFGLGTLPAVMGIGIMTGSLVRLSRWRYFKQAAGLIMIALALFAALPWLNPMAYTAHSAIH from the coding sequence ATGGTACTTGACCCCGCCTTTTCGACATCCTATCCGGTCGCGTTTTTGATGGGGCTGTTCAGCAGCGTCCATTGCATCGGGATGTGCGGATCGATTATCGGCACGCTGACGCTCAGCTTGAGCGCCGAAATCCGCGCCAGAAAATCCTCGCTGCTTCCCTACGTCTTCAACTACAATGCCGGGCGCATCCTGAGCTATGCACTGGCCGGCGCCCTGGCCGGCATGATCGATCTGCTGATTTTGCATTCGGTCGGGCGCATACAGGGCTACCGGCTGCTGCAAATCGTTTCCGCGGTGATCATGACCGGTTCCGGCCTTTATATTGCCGGCTGGTTTCCGCGTTTCGCCTATGTCGAAAAAGCCGGCCTGCGGTTGTGGAAGCTGATCGAACCTTACGGACGCAAACTGATCCCGGTCAAGAACCGCTGGCACGCCTTCCTGTTCGGGATAGTCTGGGGCTGGTTGCCGTGCGGCTTGGTCTATGCGGCGCTGGCCTTGGCCGCCACTGCCGGCAGTATTCCGCACAGCATGCTGACGATGTTTTTTTTCGGACTCGGCACTTTACCGGCTGTCATGGGTATCGGTATAATGACAGGATCATTGGTGCGGTTATCCAGATGGCGCTATTTCAAGCAGGCTGCAGGCCTGATCATGATTGCGCTCGCTTTGTTCGCCGCCCTGCCGTGGCTGAATCCGATGGCTTACACGGCGCATTCCGCAATTCATTGA